In Oncorhynchus nerka isolate Pitt River linkage group LG26, Oner_Uvic_2.0, whole genome shotgun sequence, one DNA window encodes the following:
- the LOC135564969 gene encoding gastrula zinc finger protein XlCGF57.1-like, producing MAGGHFSLDDNTVQKESVPLQPARIPGHNSPGSTLLLGLKRVFVRLVDCRKTPGQSGTVREGHEDGDLISSRDSPPLSGRDLSSGKLQQQHVADKAEKSVSQSEHLKPQHRRTGKKSHHSCSDCGKSFTTRRSFIIHLRIHTGEKLYHCYQCGKSFSQSGNLTTHQVTHTGEKPYSCDQCGKSFARSGQLTTHRVTHTGEKPYSCLQCGKSFNQAGNLTAHQLTHTGEKPYSCDQCGKSFNHSGNLTAHQVTHTGEKPYSCDQCGKRFAHASNLTRHQVTHTEEKPYSCDQCGKSFAQASNLTRHQVTHTEEKPYSCDQCGKGFATYYTFKYHLRIHTGEKPYRCLDCGKNFASAGSLTIHQSVHTGEKPYSCHQCGKSFAVANTLIIHQRIHTGEKPYSCNLCGKSFAVVSTLNKHQRIHTGEKPYSCDQCGKSFALSDKLTIHQRTHTGERPYSCDQCGKSFARASTLNSHQRTHTGEKPYSCDQCGKSFAESGTLNSHQRTHTGEKPYVCLCGKSFSLLGQIKKHQKSKTCHISSPSYTRQWL from the exons ATGGCAGGTGGTCACTTCAGTCTGGATGACAATACAGTGCAGAAGGAG TCCGTCCCCCTCCAACCTGCCAGAATCCCTGGTCACAACTCTCCTGGTAGCACCTTACTGCTGGGTCTGAAGAGGGTGTTTGTGCGGCTGGTCGACTGCAGGAAAACACCAGGGCAGAGTGGAACTGTGAGAGAAGGACACGAGGATGGAGATTTGATTTCATCAA gggactctcctcctctcagtgggAGGGACTTATCATCTGGGAAGCTTCAACAACAACATGTTGCTGACAAGGCAGAGAAGAGTGTCTCCCAATCAGAACACCTCAAACCCCAGCACAGACGTACAGGGAAGAAATCTCACCacagctgctctgactgtgggaagagtttcactACACGGAGGTCCTTCATAATTCACCTGCGTATTCACACCGGAGAGAAGCTTTATCACTGTTATCAGTGTGGAAAGAGCTTCAGTCAGTCAGGCAACCTGACAacacaccaggtaacacacactggagagaagccttatagttgtgatcagtgtgggaagagctttgctCGGTCTGGACAGCTGACTACACACCGGGTAACAcatactggagagaaaccttatagctgtctTCAGTGTGGAAAGAGCTTTAATCAGGCAGGCAACCTGACAGCACACCAGCTAACACatactggagagaagccttacagctgtgatcagtgtgggaagagcttcaatcaCTCAGGCAACTTGACAgcacaccaggtaacacacactggagagaagccttatagctgtgatcaatgtgggaagaggttTGCTCACGCTTCCAACCTAACTagacaccaggtaacacacacagaagagaagccttacagctgtgatcaatgtgggaagagttttgctcaAGCTTCCAACCTAACTAGAcatcaggtaacacacaccgaaGAAAAGCCTtacagctgtgatcaatgtgggaagggGTTTGCTACATATTACACATTCAAATATCATCTGAGAATTcatacaggggagaagccttaccgcTGCCTTGATTGTGGGAAAAACTTTGCGAGTGCAGGATCCCTAACCATACACCAGAgtgtacacacaggagagaagccttatagctgtcatcagtgtgggaagagctttgctGTAGCTAACACCCTGATTATACACCAGCGcattcacactggagagaagccttatagctgtaatCTGTGTGGAAAGAGCTTTGCTGTGGTTTCCACCTTGAATAAACATCAGCgcatacacactggagagaagccttatagctgtgatcagtgtgggaagagctttgctCTATCAGATAAACTAACTATACACCagcgaacacacacaggagagaggccttatagctgtgatcagtgtggaaaGAGCTTTGCTCGAGCTTCCACCCTGAATTCACACCagcgaacacacactggagagaagccttatagctgtgatcagtgtggaaaGAGCTTTGCTGAGTCAGGGACCCTGAATTCACACCagcgaacacacactggagagaaaccctatGTCTGTCTATGTGGAAAGAGTTTTTCTCTTTTAGGGCAAATAAAAAAACACCAGAAATCAAAAACGTGCCATATTTCATCTCCATCCTATACCCGACAGTGGTTATAG